In Cicer arietinum cultivar CDC Frontier isolate Library 1 chromosome 7, Cicar.CDCFrontier_v2.0, whole genome shotgun sequence, a single window of DNA contains:
- the LOC101515291 gene encoding transcription factor PRE6-like, with amino-acid sequence MSSRRSGSRQSGVSSEITDAQINDLINKLQRLIPELARRSDKVSPTKVLKETCNYIKNLHREVDDLSDRLSQLLDTIDPNSAQAAIIRSLFM; translated from the exons ATGTCTAGCAGAAGATCTGGTTCAAGACAATCTGGTGTTTCATCTGAAATCACTGATGCTCAAATTAATGATCTTATTAACAAGTTACAACGACTTATCCCTGAACTTGCAAGGCGTTCCGACAAG GTTTCACCTACTAAGGTGTTGAAGGAGACTTGCAATTACATCAAAAACTTGCACCGAGAGGTTGATGATTTAAGTGACCGATTATCACAACTTTTGGACACCATAGACCCTAACAGCGCTCAAGCAGCTATTATTAGGAGTTTATTTATGTGA
- the LOC105852653 gene encoding serine/threonine-protein phosphatase 7 long form homolog, which translates to MSMGGCALLLQNWAWYRLSCVAPDAPSAWIFPLAQRFNSGGLNFTKVPHNDIEGYRNTIDHMMVQEFRWRPYLGFQHEVPEQEIITWAACTYLHCYHIVEKHHADRVALQFGFHQQIPQPPKDMTLYHEINMRSGIDDNWSVVWKDEIQHWNERQNYILQGQYVESVLRHTNEYMNWFTHHTKLYISVERYMRDPRLQPSTYPDVHSMPQSIPQ; encoded by the exons ATGTCGATGGGAGGATGTGCGTTGTTGTTGCAAAACTGGGCATGGTATCGTTTGAGTTGTGTTGCTCCAGATGCACCAAGTGCATGgatatttccacttgcacaaag ATTTAATTCCGGGGGTTTAAATTTCACTAAAGTTCCTCACAACGATATAGAAGGATACCGGAATACAATCGATCATATGATGGTTCaagaa TTTCGTTGGAGACCGTATCTCGGATTCCAACACGAGGTACCCGAACAAGAGATCATCACTTGGGCTGCATGTACCTATCTGCACTGCTATCATATCGTCGAAAAACATCATGCAGATAGAGTTGCGCTTCAGTTCGGCTTTCATCAACAAATTCCGCAACCTCCAAAAGATATGACGCTCTACCATGAGATCAACATGAGAAGTGGCATTGATGATAATTGGAGTGTGGTTTGGAAAGATGAGATTCAACATTGGAATGAACGTCAGAATTACATATTGCAAGGTCAATACGTCGAAAGTGTTTTACGCCACACTAACGAATATATGAATTGGTTCACGCATCACACTAAATTATACATATCTGTGGAAAGATACATGCGCGATCCACGTTTGCAACCTTCAACATATCCTGATGTTCACTCTATGCCTCAATCAATCCCACAATAA